In the Deltaproteobacteria bacterium genome, TGAGCAACAGTGACGAGCGATTGACCTGCAGGTTGGAGGGAGTCTAGATTTGTTCCATGCGCGCCTGGCAACCAGCACGACCGTGCGTGGAGACCGCCAATGACCACTAAGCGCGCTCTGCGCAGCACGCGTGCGCATCGCAGCTCGATCATGAACGTCGGTCGCCGCGTCGACTACGCGGTACGGGCGTTATCCTATCTGGCCGGGCAGCCTTCCGATCGCGTCGTGTCCCGCGTTGAGATTCAACAGCACCAGGCTATCCCACCTCATTTCTTATCGAAGATCCTGCGCGCGCTGGTCAACGCCGGATTTCTCGACTCGGTGTCGGGCAGCCACGGTGGCTTCCGCCTGACCCGCGCTCCCGATAGCATTTCGATCCGCGAGGTCTATGAGAGCGTCGAGCGGCCGCTGTCGTTGATCGACTGTGTTGAGTTGCGCGGCGAATTCTGCCAATTCGCTCCAGTCTGCACCCAGATTGATGTGTGGGCGGGCGCGCAACAGATGTTGGCGGACTATCTGGCGCGAATTACGATCAGTGATATAGCTGATCAACCAGGCTTGGTGGCCCGGTTGCGGGGCTAGGGGACGCCGGCACCGCTACTGCCCCAGGCAGTTCGAAGGAGGACGACCGAATGGCGTACATCATTACGCGGCTGTGCCGCGATTGCGTCGATACCGCATGCGTGGCCGTGTGCCCGGTGGATTGCATCTACAAGTACACCGGCAGCGATGCGGCCACGTTTCCGCATCAACTGTATATCCATCCCGACGAGTGCATCGATTGCGGCGCCTGCGAGCCCGAGTGCCCGTGGCAAGCCATCTTCGAGGAAGCCGGGGTGCCCGAGGTCTTCAAGGACGACACCCCCCTCAACTACAAGATGATGGAGCACACCGGCGATTTCGAAGTCTGCAAACACGAGCAGACGCCCCGGCCGAGCGCCGAGGAGATCGCGGCCAATAAGAAAAAATGGGGTTGGGACAGCTGAGCATTGCACGGTGGCGGGTGCCCGAGACGAACCGTACGGACACCCGCCACCGAGTACGTTCTCGGGCACCGCTGCCATGACGGCTTCCGAGGCATGACGGTTTCCGAATCTTGGCAGTCCTTCGATCTGTTCGCGCCTACCGACGAACATCGCTTGCTGGCGCAAACGCTAGCCGATTTCGTCACCAACGAAGTTGCCCCGCAGGCCGACGCCTTCAATCGCGAGGAACGCTTCAACCTCGCCTTGTTCCGCCGCGCCGGTGA is a window encoding:
- a CDS encoding 4Fe-4S dicluster domain-containing protein, whose product is MAYIITRLCRDCVDTACVAVCPVDCIYKYTGSDAATFPHQLYIHPDECIDCGACEPECPWQAIFEEAGVPEVFKDDTPLNYKMMEHTGDFEVCKHEQTPRPSAEEIAANKKKWGWDS
- a CDS encoding Rrf2 family transcriptional regulator, producing the protein MTTKRALRSTRAHRSSIMNVGRRVDYAVRALSYLAGQPSDRVVSRVEIQQHQAIPPHFLSKILRALVNAGFLDSVSGSHGGFRLTRAPDSISIREVYESVERPLSLIDCVELRGEFCQFAPVCTQIDVWAGAQQMLADYLARITISDIADQPGLVARLRG